From the genome of Drosophila melanogaster chromosome 2L, one region includes:
- the Tsen2 gene encoding tRNA splicing endonuclease subunit 2, producing the protein MQFTFECKRKRCFNKNANFTPLPSGQDGERYKGRFTGLSVEIVDPEQAKSLHDNGCFGKGSKSRGGPASGDENETLFLGMEESCFLAHYLNVLDITNSAGYLMDFCMFVEVAKEHNEKFVENLASYVYLKSKNWVIKSGIKFGGDFLIYKQSPRLYHASFLVIVQKPGDTDHYQSKNLKGVQRVAETSDKDVLLLTVQPPKKISSSRDLQEATVTETIVRRFNYLTFVQSKQQ; encoded by the exons ATGCAGTTTACATTTGAGTGCAAAAGAAAGCGCTGCTTTAATAAGAATGCGAATTTCACGCCTCTTCCAAGTGGACAGGATGGCGAACGTTACAAGGGAAGATTTACAGGACTATCCGTCGAGATAGTTGATCCCGAACAGGCTAAATCCCTGCACGATAATGGTTGTTTTGGCAAGGGAAGCAAATCTCGCGGAGGACCAGCAAGTGGAGACGAGAACGAAACCCTGTTTCTCGGAATGGAAGAGTCTTGCTTCCTGGCCCactatttaaatgttttagaTATAACCAACTCAGCTGGTTATTTAATGGACTTCTGCATGTTTGTGGAGGTCGCCAAAGAGCACAATGAGAAATTTGTTGAGAACTTGGCCAGCTATGTGTATTTGAAGTCCAAGAATTGGGTCATCAAGAGCGGTATTAAGTTCGGCGGTGATTTTC TTATCTACAAGCAAAGTCCTCGATTGTACCATGCCAGCTTTTTGGTCATTGTGCAAAAGCCTGGTGATACGGATCACTATCAATCAAAGAACTTGAAGGGTGTTCAACGCGTGGCAGAAACTTCTGATAAGGATGTGCTGCTCCTGACTGTCCAACCGCCTAAGAAGATAAGCTCTTCCAGGGATTTGCAGGAAGCCACAGTAACAGAGACTATTGTGCGGCGTTTTAATTACTTAACTTTTGtacaaagcaaacaacaataa
- the CG17996 gene encoding uncharacterized protein: MSLEQQPAVDPHNPHGLGDPNDTRLRKVEREVLIPKIMRDRAKTEFCSKEVADFQECCKASSILMVATCRKQNSALKECLTQWYQNEAFKEECKQIYLQERADYRSTGIPKKHRLEKL; the protein is encoded by the exons ATGAGCCTTGAACAACAGCCAGCCGTGGATCCCCACAATCCCCATGGACTGG GCGATCCAAATGATACTAGGTTGCGCAAGGTGGAGCGCGAAGTGCTGATACCCAAGATAATGCGCGATCGTGCCAAGACGGAGTTCTGCTCAAAGGAGGTGGCCGACTTCCAGGAGTGCTGCAAGGCCAGCAGTATACTGATGGTGGCCACCTGTCGGAAACAGAACTCAGCCCTGAAGGAATGCCTCACCCAGTGGTATCAGAACGAAGCCTTCAAGGAGGAGTGCAAGCAGATATATCTGCAGGAGCGCGCCGACTATCGCAGCACTGGCATACCCAAGAAGCACCGGCTGGAGAAGTTGTAG
- the Prosbeta4 gene encoding proteasome beta4 subunit, isoform A yields the protein METLLGIKGPDFVMLAADTTHARSIIVMKEDQNKIHKVSDSLLISTVGESGDTEQFTEFISKNIALYKMRNGYDLSPRESAHFTRKNLAEYLRSRTPYQVFMFVAGYDPNAGPELTFIDYLANALPVNYAGHGYGAIFASSIYDRYWHPNITQAEAYDVFKKCIAEIQKRLVVNLKNFTVAVVDKDGVRDLEPISAASLAA from the exons ATGGAGACTCTACTGGGTATCAAGGGCCCTGACTTCGTGATGCTGGCGGCGGACACCACCCACGCCCGATCCATTATAGTGATGAAAGAGG ATCAGAACAAAATCCACAAGGTGTCGGATAGTCTGCTTATTTCAACCGTCGGCGAATCGGGCGACACGGAGCAATTTACCGAATTCATTTCGAAGAACATAGCGTTGTACAAGATGCGCAATGGCTACGATTTAAGTCCACGTGAATCGGCTCATTTTACTCGCAAGAATCTGGCCGAATATCTTCGCAGTCGCACGCCCTACCAAGTGTTCATGTTTGTGGCCGG CTACGATCCCAACGCGGGTCCGGAGCTCACCTTCATTGACTATTTGGCCAATGCACTGCCTGTGAATTACGCCGGTCATGGCTATGGTGCGATCTTCGCATCCAGCATCTATGACCGATACTGGCACCCCAATATAACCCAGGCGGAGGCCTACGACGTCTTCAAGAAGTGCATTGCCGAAATCCAGAAGCGCCTGGTCGTCAACCTCAAGAACTTCACCGTCGCCGTCGTGGACAAGGATGGTGTGCGAGATTTGGAGCCAATCAGCGCTGCTAGCCTGGCCGCTTAG
- the Nubp1 gene encoding NUBP iron-sulfur cluster assembly factor 1, with product MQAPPPEHCPGVESEEAGKGSACSGCPNQGLCSDPNKKLEDPGKALVVESMKDVKHKLLILSGKGGVGKSTVTSLLTRYLARSNPDSNFGVLDIDICGPSQPRLMGALGESVHQSGYGWSPVGIEDNVCLMSIGFLLGSVDDAIIWRGPKKNGMIRQFLSEVDWGNLDLLLLDTPPGTSDEHLSVVSYLKDDANPESLRAVMVTTPQEVSLLDVRKEINFCKKQNIPIVGVIENMSSFRCGHCGNSSEIFPAKTGGAAAMCAEMGIPLLGSLPLDQQISKACDSGEDLTEFKNVTTEALEGICSKIMASFS from the coding sequence ATGCAGGCACCACCTCCGGAACACTGTCCTGGCGTCGAGAGCGAGGAGGCGGGCAAGGGAAGTGCCTGTTCGGGCTGCCCCAACCAAGGACTCTGCAGCGATCCCAACAAGAAACTCGAAGATCCCGGCAAGGCTTTGGTGGTCGAATCCATGAAAGATGTCAAACACAAGCTGCTGATCCTGTCCGGGAAAGGCGGCGTTGGCAAGAGCACGGTAACCAGCTTGCTAACCCGCTATCTGGCCAGAAGTAATCCGGACAGTAACTTCGGCGTGCTTGATATCGACATTTGCGGTCCATCGCAACCGCGTTTGATGGGCGCCCTGGGGGAGAGTGTCCACCAGTCTGGGTACGGCTGGTCACCTGTGGGAATCGAAGACAACGTGTGTCTGATGTCCATCGGATTTCTTCTGGGCTCTGTGGACGATGCCATTATTTGGCGAGGACCCAAGAAGAATGGCATGATCAGGCAGTTTCTGAGCGAGGTGGACTGGGGAAATCTGGATCTCCTGCTACTGGACACACCACCTGGAACTTCCGATGAGCACCTGTCTGTGGTTTCGTACCTGAAAGACGACGCCAACCCGGAGTCCCTGCGCGCCGTGATGGTGACCACTCCACAGGAGGTGTCTCTGCTGGACGTGCGCAAGGAGATCAACTTTTGTAAAAAGCAAAATATCCCCATTGTGGGCGTGATCGAGAATATGAGCAGTTTCCGTTGCGGCCATTGTGGAAATAGCTCCGAAATCTTTCCAGCCAAAACCGGAGGAGCCGCTGCCATGTGCGCCGAAATGGGAATCCCGCTGTTGGGCTCCCTGCCTCTGGATCAACAGATATCCAAAGCCTGCGATTCTGGCGAGGATTTAACTGAGTTTAAGAATGTCACCACTGAGGCGCTGGAAGGAATTTGCTCAAAGATTATGGCCAGCTTTAGTTAA
- the glu gene encoding gluon, translating into MQKARPSKGTPKAAGGARQSGQFRVPQLTAQQQLRAQQQQEEEDAAVDALDDALIFDDEEGGTRIGDIYIPPPVPPHCSMESTGPRLIISKIVNRNFKSYAGEVELGPFHQSFTAIIGPNGSGKSNVIDSMMFVFGCRANRIRCKRVSTLIHSSSSYPNLRSCSVAVHFKQIVDKGDGTCEDVPDSSIVIERTAMSDNSSYYQINDKRAQLKDVAKLLKKHHVDLEHNRFLILQGEVESIAMMKPKGQTENETGMLEYLEDIVGTQRYIRPLQQINQRVDQLTDDRTEKHNRCKLAEREMKDLEQPFNEAVDYLKKENELVRTKSFHIQKIISIKKSKLEQYTQEHEACAEELKTHDEGTAALKQSRAEKETIIRKEIEEYEALVKKREQIKKRLVTVESAYTEIQSTMENTNKQRKKDKAQIEKNEKELEDLHKLPEKNQREIEDCNKKLESLEVSKVTLNEELEKQQAELTKTTAPLTEKRLKLSDELVGLKEKVNTAKGEVQVFESQLKILKQAETTESRKYETLKSSYEQSQKSLEEKVTRVDELKESIPRMKTEIASKSAEVDKMVKEERNLSMQCNKLRTEINERSSVMQAQRSNNKVLDFLMRMKMEGKIPGILGRLGDLGGIDAKYDIAISTACGRLDNIVTDNYETASAAIGALKEYNVGRATFITLDKIEHHRREANSRINTPENVPRLYDLVKVEDDRVRTAFYFALRNTLVCDDLEQGTRIAYGRERYRVVTLRGEMIEMTGTMSGGGSRPIRGKMGTQVRTKTAESADSSQISQKALEDMQIQAEELQARVNYCQEQQGSLEREIQTLKNGLQRDEAEYKRLAVSITSLEQQMASNLKQCEAQRQRMLKKTTDERAVKEREEQIEAAKQELEQAQFAEQAVSSQIEEIQNQYDTLRNESVKPVEAKIKKVNSQIEKLAANVRSLNVGLATADRNITKITGNNNNLRENIKAAEEKLKSLNEDRNKAKEKKEELEKEIEESEASIEGAKSQSSDIKKEIDEITKEENKRNIERIEIDTKLQAAAGKMNKVKNDIPGWQAQLAPLKLNEIPGETEPQAPLKELNEEELEAETLEALQYKQTMLEEDLKTKKPNLSCIKEFNEKRLVYLDRVRVLEDITSKRNEMRDKYEEVRKRRYKEFMDGFSIITRKLKEMYQMITLGGDAELELVDSMDPFTEGVNFTVRPPKKSWKYISNLSGGEKTLSSLALVFALHYYKPSPLYFMDEIDAALDFKNVSIVGHYIKERTKNAQFIIVSLRVNMFELANFLVGIYKVSDCTDSITMLNYPPTLPTQSPVVANSQYVGGTIEGDNTIAAENQDDTPTKKSQSPPSEQIVRLISELGRDTTFAPPLESTVRDTILAQNLKQAATEVAAQPSDATGRVTTDVSLASPPSSPAILNV; encoded by the exons ATGCAGAAGGCGCGTCCCAGCAAGGGCACGCCCAAGGCAGCTGGCGGAGCCCGGCAGAGCGGCCAGTTTCGCGTACCGCAGCTAACTGCTCAGCAACAATTGCGggcgcagcaacaacaggaggaggaggacgccGCCGTGGACGCGCTGGATGATGCACTGATCTTCGACGACGAGGAGGGCGGCACCCGGATCGGCGACATATACATACCGCCTCCGGTGCCGCCACATTGCTCCATGGAGAGCACCGGACCGCGCCTGATCATCTCGAAAATTGTAAATCGGAATTTCAAGAGCTATGCGGGCGAAGTGGAATTGGGTCCCTTCCACCAGAGCTTCACTGCCATCATTGGACCCAATGGCAGTGGCAAGAGCAACGTTATCGACTCCATGATGTTTGTGTTTGGTTGCCGCGCCAATCGCATCCGTTGCAAGCGTGTCTCCACCTTGATCCACTCCTCGTCTAGTTATCCCAATTTACGCAGCTGCTCGGTCGCCGTCCACTTCAAGCAGATCGTAGACAAGGGCGACGGCACATGCGAGGACGTGCCCGACTCCAGCATTGTTATCGAACGCACTGCCATGTCGGACAACTCTTCCTACTACCAGATCAACGACAAACGGGCGCAGCTCAAGGATGTGGCTAAGCTGCTTAAGAAGCATCATGTGGATCTGGAGCACAATCGCTTCCTCATTCTGCAGGGCGAAGTGGAGTCCATTGCCATGATGAAGCCAAAAGGGCAGACTGAAAATGAAACTGGAATGTTGGAATACCTGGAGGATATTGTCGGAACACAGCGCTACATTCGCCCACTGCAGCAGATAAACCAACGGGTAGATCAACTCACAGACGACCGAACAGAGAAGCACAACCGCTGCAAGCTGGCCGAGCGCGAGATGAAAGATCTGGAGCAACCGTTCAATGAGGCCGTCGACTATCTGAAGAAGGAGAATGAGCTGGTGCGCACCAAATCCTTCCACATCCAAAAGATCATCAGCATCAAAAAGAGCAAGCTGGAGCAGTACACCCAGGAGCATGAAGCCTGTGCGGAAGAGCTAAAAACCCACGACGAGGGCACTGCTGCCCTGAAACAATCACGAGCCGAAAAGGAAACAATCATCCGAAAGGAAATTGA AGAATACGAAGCTCTAGTGAAAAAGCGCGAACAGATCAAGAAAAGACTTGTGACTGTTGAGAGTGCCTACACAGAGATCCAGAGCACAATGGAGAACACGAACAAGCAGCGCAAGAAGGACAAAGCCCAGATAGAAAAGAACGAAAAAGAGCTGGAGGATCTGCACAAGTTGCCGGAGAAAAATCAGCGCGAGATCGAGGATTGCAACAAGAAATTGGAGAGCCTGGAAGTAAGTAAGGTGACACTGAATGAGGAGCTTGAAAAGCAGCAGGCCGAGTTAACTAAAACCACTGCACCGCTTACCGAGAAGCGCCTTAAGCTCAGTGACGAACTGGTGGGCCTTAAGGAGAAGGTCAACACGGCTAAAGGAGAGGTTCAAGTGTTCGAGTCGCAGCTCAAGATCCTTAAACAGGCAGAGACCACTGAGTCTAGGAAATATGAAACCCTAAAAAGTTCGTACGAGCAGTCGCAGAAAAGTCTGGAGGAGAAAGTAACAAGGGTGGACGAGCTGAAAGAAAGCATTCCACGGATGAAGACCGAAATTGCCAGCAAGTCCGCGGAAGTGGACAAAATGGTTAAAGAGGAACGCAACCTATCCATGCAGTGCAACAAACTAAGAACAGAG ATCAATGAAAGATCTAGCGTCATGCAGGCTCAGCGATCCAATAACAAGGTCCTAGACTTCCTCATGCGTATGAAGATGGAGGGAAAGATCCCTGGTATTCTAGGACGCCTGGGTGATTTGGGTGGCATAGATGCCAAGTACGACATTGCTATTTCGACTGCCTGCGGGCGGTTGGACAACATTGTTACGGACAACTATGAGACCGCATCGGCGGCCATTGGCGCTTTAAAGGAGTACAACGTGGGCAGAGCCACCTTTATTACGTTGGACAAGATTGAGCACCATCGTCGTGAGGCCAACTCCAGGATAAATAC ACCAGAAAACGTTCCTCGTTTGTACGATCTGGTTAAGGTTGAAGATGACCGCGTACGAACCGCTTTCTATTTCGCCCTACGGAACACACTGGTATGTGACGATCTAGAACAGGGCACCCGCATCGCCTACGGCAGGGAACGCTACCGAGTTGTGACCTTACGTGGTGAGATGATCGAGATGACGGGAACCATGTCTGGTGGCGGCAGTCGTCCTATACGCGGAAAAATGGGCACCCAGGTGCGCACCAAGACGGCAGAATCGGCTGACAGTTCGCAAATATCTCAGAAGGCGTTAGAAGACATGCAGATtcaggcggaggagttacagGCCCGAGTCAATTATTGCCAGGAACAGCAGGGCAGTCTTGAGCGCGAGATTCAAACCCTGAAGAATGGCTTGCAGCGTGACGAGGCGGAGTACAAGCGGCTGGCGGTGAGCATCACTTCTTTGGAACAACAGATGGCCAGCAACCTGAAGCAATGCGAGGCGCAGCGGCAGCGAATGCTCAAGAAAACAACAGACGAAAGGGCAGTCAAGGAGCGGGAGGAGCAAATAGAAGCAGCGAAGCAAGAGCTGGAACAAGCACAATTCGCCGAACAGGCTGTCTCCAGCCAAATCGAAGAGATCCAGAACCAATACGATACCCTTAGAAATGAAAGTGTCAAGCCTGTGGAGGCCAAGATCAAGAAGGTAAATAGCCAGATAGAAAAGCTGGCCGCCAATGTGCGGTCCTTGAATGTGGGCTTGGCCACAGCAGATCGAAATATAACGAAAATCACTGGAAACAATAATAATCTCCGTGAGAATATAAAAGCTGCAGAAGAAAAATTGAAATCGTTGAATGAGGATCGAAATAAGGCTAAGGAAAAGAAGGAGGAGTTGGAAAAGGAAATAGAGGAATCGGAAGCGTCCATCGAGGGCGCCAAATCACAATCCTCCgatataaaaaaagaaatagatGAGATCACCAAGGAGGAGAACAAACGAAATATCGAGCGCATTGAAATAGATACTAAGCTGCAAGCTGCAGCGGGAAAAATGAACAAGGTGAAGAATGACATTCCCGGATGGCAGGCTCAACTGGCGCCTTTGAAGCTCAACGAGATTCCAGGAGAGACTGAACCGCAAGCGCCACTCAAAGAACTCAACGAAGAAGAGCTGGAGGCAGAGACTCTGGAAGCCTTGCAATATAAGCAAACTATGCTGGAGGAAGATCTGAAAACAAAGAAGCCCAACTTGAGTTGCATAAAGGAGTTCAACGAGAAGCGCTTAGTCTACCTCGATCGCGTCCGTGTGCTGGAGGACATCACCTCCAAGCGCAATGAGATGCGCGACAAGTACGAAGAAGTTCGCAAGCGACGGTACAAGGAGTTCATGGATGGCTTTAGCATTATAACAAGAAAACTGAAGGAAATGTACCAGATGATCACACTGGGCGGCGATGCTGAGCTGGAGCTGGTGGACTCCATGGATCCGTTCACCGAGGGCGTAAATTTTACTGTGCGACCGCCAAAGAAAAGCTGGAAATACATCTCGAATCTCTCAGGTGGTGAGAAAACTCTCTCCTCATTGGCACTTGTGTTTGCCCTGCATTATTACAAGCCCTCTCCGCTGTACTTCATGGATGAAATTGATGCGGCGCTGGATTTCAAGAATGTGTCTATAGTGGGTCACTATATCAAG GAACGTACGAAAAACGCTCAGTTCATAATTGTTTCACTTCGTGTCAACATGTTTGAGCTGGCCAACTTCCTGGTGGGCATATACAAGGTCAGCGATTGTACGGACTCCATCACTATGCTGAACTATCCGCCTACGCTGCCCACTCAGTCGCCAGTGGTCGCTAACAGCCAGTACGTGGGTGGAACAATTGAGGGGGATAACACGATAGCTGCCGAGAACCAAGACGATACCCCCACGAAGAAGAGCCAATCGCCGCCGTCAGAGCAAATAGTCCGCTTGATTAGTGAGTTGGGGAGGGATACCACATTTGCGCCGCCCTTGGAAAGTACGGTGAGGGACACAATACTCGCGCAAAATCTGAAACAGGCCGCCACTGAGGTTGCTGCTCAACCGTCAGATGCCACGGGAAGAGTAACCACGGATGTGTCCCTAGCAAGCCCGCCATCTTCCCCAGCCATACTTAATGTTTAA
- the ChLD3 gene encoding chitin and LDLR binding deacetylase 3 — MLCPGENAYNANGQTGFTVKVVASAQRRSKPQPTARIPNAHRLPSLCIWMMVALMIMSSSLDALVIDNDGIVGNQTRHRRSTSGAASCMQDARFYRNPNRPVHKIWTNSECAKYFLCLDGEVFEFKCSEGLLFDVVRQICDFKANVDNCDVSAETPAPKPLLEMADCADEYQLGCADGTCLPQEYFCDGSVDCPDGSDEGWCDVEHDPNAAGACDPRKCHLPQCFCSKDGTQIPGSLPAQSVPQMILLTFDDAINHDNWELFSKVLFTQHRRNPNGCPIKGTFYVSHPFTNYQYVQKLWNDGHEIAVHSVTHRGPEMWWSKNATIEDWFDEMVGQANIINKFAAVRMEEIRGMRVPFLRVGWNRQFLMMKEFGFVYDSSMVAPHSNPPLWPYTLDYKMPHSCTGVNQNCPSRSYPGIWELVMNQLEVGEYMCGMVDTCPPHLSGEDVYRMLTHNFKRHYLSNRAPFGLYFHSTWFKKVDYLNAFLKFLDDLQKLPDVFFVTNQQAIQWMRHPTPSNQLHQFESWHCQPKDLDPHEQVCNTPNVCKVRSRVLQEDRFFYTCMECPAQYPWIRNEFGLD; from the exons ATGCTCTGCCCGGGGGAAAATGCCTATAATGCAAATGGCCAAACGGGTTTCACAGTCAAGGTCGTCGCTTCCGCCCAGCGACGCTCGAAGCCACAACCAACAGCGCGAATTCCCAACGCCCACCGCTTACCCAGTTTGTGCATCTGGATGATGGTGGCGCTTATGATTATGTCGTCGTCGCTGGACGCCCTGGTCATTG ACAATGATGGAATAGTCGGCAACCAAACTCGGCATCGTCGCTCGACCTCCGGCGCAGCCAGTTGCATGCAAGATGCACGCTTCTACCGCAACCCCAACAGGCCGGTCCACAAGATCTGGACGAACAGCGAGTGCGCCAAGTATTTCCTCTGCCTCGACGGTGAGGTGTTCGAATTCAAGTGCTCCGAGGGATTGCTCTTCGATGTGGTGCGTCAGATCTGCGACTTCAAGGCGAATGTGGACAATTGCGATGTCAGCGCGGAGACGCCGGCTCCAAAACCACTACTGGAGATGGCCGACTGTGCGGATGAATACCAGTTGGGCTGCGCCGATGGTACCTGCCTGCCGCAGGAGTACTTCTGCGATGGTTCGGTAGACTGTCCCGACGGCTCCGACGAAGGCTGGTGCGATGTGGAGCACGATCCGAATGCGGCTGGTGCCTGTGATCCGCGAAAGTGCCATTTGCCGCAGTGCTTCTGCTCGAAGGATGGCACCCAGATACCCGGCAGTCTTCCGGCACAGAGTGTTCCGCAGATGATACTGTTGACCTTCGACGATGCCATCAATCACGATAACTGGGAGCTGTTCTCCAAGGTTTTGTTCACACAGCACAGGCGAAACCCCAACGGGTGTCCCATTAAGGGCACATTCTACGTTTCACATCCGTTTACCAACTATCAGTATGTGCAGAAGCTTTGGAACGATGGTCACGAGATCGCAGTGCACTCAGTAAC GCATCGTGGCCCAGAGATGTGGTGGTCCAAGAATGCCACAATTGAGGATTGGTTCGATGAGATGGTTGGCCAGGCGAATATAATCAATAAGTTCGCAGCGGTACGAATGGAGGAGATTCGTGGCATGAGAGTACCCTTTCTGCGCGTCGGCTGGAATCGACAGTTTCTCATGATGAAGGAGTTTGGCTTCGTGTACGATTCATCCATGGTTGCGCCGCATTCGAATCCTCCTCTGTGGCCCTACACCTTGGACTACAAGATGCCGCACAGCTGCACGGGCGTAAATCAGAATTGCCCGTCTAGGAGTTATCCGGGCATTTGGGAGCTGGTTATGAACCAACTGGAAGTGGGCGAGTATATGTGCGGCATGGTGGACACGTGTCCGCCGCATTTGAGCGGCGAGGATGTGTACAGAATGCTCACGCACAACTTCAAGAGGCACTACCTCAGCAATAGGGCACCATTTGGCCTGTATTTCCATTCGACTTGGTTCAAGAAAGTCGACTATCTGAATGCATTTCTG AAATTCCTCGACGATCTGCAAAAGCTGCCGGATGTGTTCTTCGTGACTAACCAGCAGGCGATTCAGTGGATGCGCCATCCCACGCCCAGCAACCAGCTGCACCAATTCGAGTCCTGGCACTGCCAACCGAAGGACTTGGATCCCCACGAGCAGGTCTGCAACACGCCGAATGTGTGCAAGGTGCGTAGTCGGGTGCTGCAAGAGGATCGATTCTTCTACACTTGCATGGAGTGTCCTGCCCAGTATCCCTGGATTCGCAACGAGTTCGGCTTGGACTAA
- the LSm7 gene encoding uncharacterized protein (like Sm 7, isoform A), with protein sequence MADKKVGGNNDGKEKRRKESILDLSKYLEKQIRVKFAGGREASGILKGYDALLNLVLDNTVEYLRDSDEPYKLTEEQTRSLGLVVCRGTALVLICPQDGVESIANPFITQ encoded by the exons ATGGCAGATAAAAAG GTGGGTGGCAACAATGACGGTAAGGAGAAGCGCCGCAAGGAGTCCATTCTGGACCTCTCCAAGTACTTGGAGAAACAGATCCGCGTGAAATTCGCGGGCGGCCGCGAGGCATCCGGAATCCTCAAGGGCTACGATGCGCTGCTCAATCTGGTGCTGGACAACACGGTGGAGTATCTGCGCGACTCGGATGAGCCCTACAAACTGACCGAGGAGCAGACCCGCAGCCTGGGACTGGTCGTCTGTCGCGGCACAGCCCTCGTCCTCATTTGTCCGCAAGACGGAGTCGAGAGCATCGCCAATCCGTTTATAACGCAATAG